The genomic DNA GTGCACGAGGGGGTGCAGCCCGGTGAGCAGCGTGGTGAACGCGGGTGTGGTGGGGATGCCCGCCGCGCAGAACGCGTCGAAGACCACGCTCCGCGCGGCGAGCGCGTCCAGACCCGGAGACGTCGGATGCCGGTAGCCGTAGCACCCCAGATGGTCCGGCCGCAGCGTGTCGATCCCCACCACGACGATGTGCGGACGCCTTCGCACGTTGGGTTCTGCTCCGTTCCGCTTGTACGGGCTCAGCGGCCGGCGTTGAGTTCGCTCGGGTCGGGGATGTTCGCCGCGCCGCCCGCGGAGCCGACGCGTTCGCGCAACGGCGTCGCGCCGGCGCCGACCACCTCCTCCGGCTTCGGCTGACCGATCGCCGACGCGCAGGCACCCTGCTCGGCCACCGGGTCCCGGGTCTTCCCGGTCTCGGCCAGCCGCCGGGACAGCCACGCGTCCAGTCGGTCCGACAGCTCCTTCACCACGGCGGGTTCGCTCTCGGCGAGGTTGTTCTGCTCACCGGGGTCGGCCTGCAGGTCGTACAACTCGACCATCGGCCGGCCGTGCGGGTCCGGCTCGATCGCCCGGATGAACTTCCACCGGTCGGTACGCAAGCCCCGCTTGACTTCCCAGGTCGCCTCGGACAGGTACACCGTGTCGTAGTTGCCGTCGCGTACGCCGGACAGCACGGGGAACAGGCTGAGGCCCTCCATGTGCTCCCGCTGCGGGATGCCCGCGGCGTCGAGCAGCGTCTGCGCGACGTCGAGGTTCTGCACCAGGCCGGGTATCCGTTTGCCCGCGGGTAGCGTTCCCGGCCAGGAGATGATCAGCGGGATGTGGACGTTGCCCTCGTACAGCCCGTGGTGGTCGAAGTAGCCGAGCTGCTCGTTGAGCACCTCACCGTGGTCGGCGGTGATCACCACGATGGTGTCCTCGCGGACGCGCTCGAGCGCCTCGAAGACCCGGGCGAGGTGCTCGTCCATGTAGCGGATCTCGCCGTCGTAGAGATCGATCACGTGCTGGGCGTCGGTGACACCGGGCATCCAGTCGTGGAAGTACCACTTGAACGGCTCCCAGCTCCACGCCTCGTCCATGCTGTGGTTGTCCGGGTCGTACGGGTCCCGGCCGCTGTCGGTGTAGAGGTCCTCGTAACCGGGCGGCGGGAGGTAGGGCGTGTGCGGGTCCCAGTAGTGCAGGAAGCAGAAGAACGGCCGCTCGTCCGCGACTAGGTCCTCCAGCACCGGCAGCGCGAGGTTCGTCACCGTCTCGGCCTTGCGCAGCACCGTCGGGTCCGAGCGGTCCCACTGGTACTGCTCGTAGCGTTCGTAGCCGCGGGTGAAGTGCCGGCCCATGTTGTCCACCGCGGCCGTGGCGTAGCCGTTGTCCCGCAGGATCTCCGGCAGCAGGCGTACGCCGTCGGCGACCGGCACGCCACCGCCGATGTTGACGATGTCGTGGGTGATCGCCTCCTTGCCGGAGAACAGCGTGGTGAAGCTCGGGTGGGTCGGGATGTTGGGCGCGATGCAGCGTTCGAACACCACGCCCTGGGAGGCGAACGCGTCGATGTTCGGGCTGGTGTCGCGGGCGTAGCCGTAGCAGCCGAGGTGGTCCGCGCGCTGGGTGTCCAGCGCGATCACGACGATGTTCGGCGGCCTGCGCGCTCCTTCGGGCGGGGTGCCCTCCGCGGCCGTCATCCGTTCACCTCCTCGATGGTGCCGTTCTCGAACGACCGGATCGCCGCCTCGATGACCTCCTGCGCGGCCAGGCCGTCCTCACCGGAGGCGTCCAGCGGACCACCGGCTGCGACCTGCGAGACGAACGCGTTGATCCGGTTGCGGAACGTCTCGTTGAAGTTGCCCATCCCGCCCATGATGGAGTTCTCCACCACCAGCTTCTCCGGCGACGTACGCGGGAAGAACTCCAGCTTCTGGTAGACGTTCTCGATCACCATCCGGCCGGCGCTGCCGCCGACCTCGCACCGCTCGATCGGGTGCAGACCGCTGGCGTCGTAGCTGCCGGTGAGGTGACCGACCGCGCCGCTGGCGAACTGCACGTTGACCGAGGCGTTGGACCAGATCTGGCGGCCCGGGCCCTTGTGGCAGAACGCCTGCACCTTCGAGATCGGCCCGCCGAAGTAGCGCATCACGTCGATCGAGTGCGGGTGCAGTGCCCGCAGGTGGAACCACGGCGAGCTCTCGTTCGGGTTGTTGATCCACAGTGCCATGTTCAGGAACAGCACCTCGCCGAGCGTGCCGTCCTCCTGCAGCTTCTTGGCGCGCTCTGCCGCCGGGGTGAACCGGTGGTTGAGGTTGACGCCCATGAGGACGCCACGCTCCTTCGCCGCCCGTACCATCTCCCGGGCGTGCTCGATGTTGTTGGAGATCGGCTTCTCCACCAGCACGTGCACACCGGCCTCGATCGCCTGCATCGTCGGCTCGTAATGGTGGCCGCCGTTCTCCGGTCCGGCGGTGGCGATGCTCACCGCGTCCGGGCGTTCGGCGGCGAGCATCTCACCGAGGTCGTGATATGCCGGTACGCCGTACGTCTTGGCCACCGGGTCGACCCGGCCGGCGTCGATGTCGCACAGGGCGACCAGCTCGGCGTCGGGGTTCTCCGAGTAGTAGCGGGAGTGCGTCTTGCCGATGTTGCCCAGGCCGACGACTGCGACACGCAACATGGTGCTCCTTTGTCGAGGGGGTACGAGCGGAGTCGGGTCCGGCCGGGTCAGCCGAGCTCCTGCAGGCAGCGGTTGAGGTAGCCGCGGGTCTCGGCCGCGATCGAGGTGGCCTGCGGCAGGGTGTACGACGCGGCGCCGATCACCTCGAGGTTGAGCGGTCCGGCGTACCCCACGTCCTTCAGCGCGCGCAGCGTCGCCGGGATGTCGACGGTGCCGCGGCCGGGCACCTGGGTGGGCGGCGGGCCGACCTGGCGTTCGCGGGAGGCGCAGTCGCGGAAGTGGCTGGTGATGATCCGCGGACCCCACTGGCGGGCGACGTCGTCGGGGTCCTC from Actinopolymorpha sp. NPDC004070 includes the following:
- a CDS encoding sulfatase, coding for MTAAEGTPPEGARRPPNIVVIALDTQRADHLGCYGYARDTSPNIDAFASQGVVFERCIAPNIPTHPSFTTLFSGKEAITHDIVNIGGGVPVADGVRLLPEILRDNGYATAAVDNMGRHFTRGYERYEQYQWDRSDPTVLRKAETVTNLALPVLEDLVADERPFFCFLHYWDPHTPYLPPPGYEDLYTDSGRDPYDPDNHSMDEAWSWEPFKWYFHDWMPGVTDAQHVIDLYDGEIRYMDEHLARVFEALERVREDTIVVITADHGEVLNEQLGYFDHHGLYEGNVHIPLIISWPGTLPAGKRIPGLVQNLDVAQTLLDAAGIPQREHMEGLSLFPVLSGVRDGNYDTVYLSEATWEVKRGLRTDRWKFIRAIEPDPHGRPMVELYDLQADPGEQNNLAESEPAVVKELSDRLDAWLSRRLAETGKTRDPVAEQGACASAIGQPKPEEVVGAGATPLRERVGSAGGAANIPDPSELNAGR
- a CDS encoding Gfo/Idh/MocA family oxidoreductase, with translation MLRVAVVGLGNIGKTHSRYYSENPDAELVALCDIDAGRVDPVAKTYGVPAYHDLGEMLAAERPDAVSIATAGPENGGHHYEPTMQAIEAGVHVLVEKPISNNIEHAREMVRAAKERGVLMGVNLNHRFTPAAERAKKLQEDGTLGEVLFLNMALWINNPNESSPWFHLRALHPHSIDVMRYFGGPISKVQAFCHKGPGRQIWSNASVNVQFASGAVGHLTGSYDASGLHPIERCEVGGSAGRMVIENVYQKLEFFPRTSPEKLVVENSIMGGMGNFNETFRNRINAFVSQVAAGGPLDASGEDGLAAQEVIEAAIRSFENGTIEEVNG